In Vanacampus margaritifer isolate UIUO_Vmar chromosome 9, RoL_Vmar_1.0, whole genome shotgun sequence, the following proteins share a genomic window:
- the mfap5 gene encoding microfibril associated protein 5 — MGNLSVVLLLCGLHALAAVVQAQESETTEAPASAQLPANCREEMYPCTRMYSVHRPIKRCVGGRCIYSLPRVYVINNEICTRTVCQHEEYLKAELCREQSGWPRRIARSSNRKRCRNRRGNPKTWANKA; from the exons ATGGGCAACCTTTCAGTGGTCCTCCTCCTCTGCGGTCTCCATG CGCTCGCGGCTGTAGTCCAAGCCCAGGAGAGCG AGACCACTGAGGCACCTGCCAGTGCCCAACTGCCAGCCA acTGCAGGGAGGAGATGTACCCATGCACCAGGATGTACTCGGTCCATCGGCCCATCAAGAGATGCGTAGGCGGGCGCTGCATTTACAG TCTCCCTCGCGTCTACGTGATCAACAATGAGATTTGCACGAGGACCGTCTGCCAACACGAGGAGTATCTAAAAG CCGAGCTGTGCAGAGAGCAATCCGGATGGCCCCGGCGCATTGCAAGGTCATCTAACAGGAAGCGCTGTCGCAATCGCCGTGGCAACCCCAAAACCTGGGCAAACAAGGCCTGA